The following proteins are co-located in the Gossypium hirsutum isolate 1008001.06 chromosome A02, Gossypium_hirsutum_v2.1, whole genome shotgun sequence genome:
- the LOC107936558 gene encoding beta-galactosidase 3 gives MEGTSFSKLLLAFCLALFYLSPQLVQTSVTYDKKAIVINGQRRILFSGSIHYPRSTPDMWEDLIQKAKDGGLDVIESYVFWNVHEPSPGNYNFEGRYDLVRFIKTVQKAGLYAHLRIGPYVCAEWNFGGFPVWLKFVPGISFRTDNEPFKRAMQGFTEKIVGLMKSHNLFESQGGPIILSQIENEYGAQSKLLGAAGYNYVTWAAKMAVETGTGVPWVMCKEDDAPDPVINTCNGFYCDAFQPNKPYKPTIWTEAWSGWFSDFGGPLHHRPAEDLAFAVARFIQKGGSFVNYYMYHGGTNFGRTAGGPFITTSYDYDAPVDEYGLIRQPKYGHLKQLHKAVKMCERALVSADPVVTSLGNFQQAHTYTSESGDCAAFLSNYNTESAARVLFNNMHYNLPPWSISILPDCRNVVFNTAKVGVQTSQMQMLPTNTKMFSWETYDEDTSALDDSLMISANGLLEQINVTRDASDYLWYITSVDIGSSESFLRGGELPTLIVQSTGHAVHIFINGQLSGSAFGTRENRRFTFTGKVNLRAGTNKIALLSVAVGLPNVGGHFETWNTGILGPVALHGLDQGKRDLSWQKWTYQVGLKGEAMNLDSPNGISSLEWMEGSLAAQTQQPLRWHKAYFDAPEGEEPLALDMESMGKGQIWINGQNIGRYWTAYAHGDCSGCSYSGTFRPTKCQHGCGQPTQKWYHVPRSWLKPTQNLLVLFEELGGDPSKISLVKRSVSTVCAEISEYHPNIKNWQIESYGKTEEFHRPKVHLHCSPGQAISSIKFASFGTPLGTCGSYQQGPCHAPTSYDILEKRCVGKQRCAVTISNSNFGHDPCPNVLKRLSVEAVCAPMTSTTAQPGGN, from the exons ATGGAAGGAACCTCATTTTCAAAGCTTTTACTTGCATTTTGCTTAGCTTTGTTCTATTTGAGTCCTCAGCTTGTTCAAACCAGTGTTACTTATGATAAGAAAGCTATAGTTATCAATGGTCAAAGAAGAATTCTGTTCTCTGGTTCTATTCATTATCCCAGAAGCACACCTGAT atGTGGGAAGATCTGATTCAGAAAGCTAAAGATGGTGGACTTGATGTGATTGAGAGTTATGTTTTTTGGAATGTCCATGAACCATCTCCTGGAAAT TATAATTTTGAAGGAAGATATGACCTTGTGAGATTCATAAAAACAGTACAAAAAGCAGGTCTTTATGCTCATCTTCGTATTGGACCTTATGTTTGTGCTGAATGGAACTTTGG AGGGTTCCCTGTGTGGTTAAAATTTGTGCCAGGCATTAGCTTCAGAACAGATAATGAGCCTTTCAAG AGAGCTATGCAAGGGTTTACTGAGAAGATTGTTGGACTGATGAAGAGCCATAACCTTTTTGAGTCCCAGGGTGGCCCCATTATTCTTTCTCAG ATTGAGAATGAGTATGGGGCACAAAGTAAATTGCTAGGGGCTGCTGGTTATAATTACGTTACTTGGGCAGCAAAAATGGCGGTAGAAACAGGAACCGGGGTTCCTTGGGTGATGTGCAAGGAAGATGATGCCCCGGATCCAGTG ATAAACACATGCAACGGTTTCTATTGTGATGCATTCCAACCGAATAAACCGTACAAGCCAACAATATGGACTGAAGCATGGAGTGGATG GTTCTCGGACTTTGGTGGTCCACTTCATCATCGGCCAGCTGAAGATTTAGCATTTGCCGTTGCTCGATTCATTCAAAAAGGAGGATCCTTTGTTAATTATTACATG TACCATGGTGGCACCAATTTTGGTCGTACAGCCGGTGGTCCTTTCATCACTACCAGTTATGATTACGATGCTCCAGTTGATGAATATG GTTTGATTAGACAACCGAAGTATGGTCATCTAAAGCAGCTTCACAAGGCTGTTAAGATGTGCGAACGAGCTTTAGTTTCAGCTGATCCCGTTGTCACTTCACTTGGAAACTTCCAACAG GCTCATACGTACACGTCAGAATCAGGAGATTGCGCGGCTTTCCTATCAAACTACAATACCGAATCTGCCGCGAGAGTGTTATTTAACAACATGCACTATAACTTACCTCCTTGGTCTATCAGCATCCTTCCCGATTGTAGGAATGTAGTGTTCAATACGGCCAAG GTTGGAGTTCAGACATCACAAATGCAGATGTTGCCTACGAATACTAAGATGTTCTCATGGGAAACTTATGATGAAGATA ctTCTGCATTAGATGATAGCTTAATGATAAGTGCTAATGGTTTACTTGAGCAAATAAATGTCACTAGGGACGCAAGTGATTATCTATGGTACATTACTAG TGTTGACATCGGTTCATCTGAATCATTCCTTCGCGGAGGAGAACTTCCCACTCTCATTGTTCAATCAACAGGTCATGCAGTACACATCTTTATCAATGGACAGCTTTCAG GTTCTGCCTTTGGAACGAGGGAAAATAGGAGATTCACATTCACCGGGAAGGTCAATCTGCGTGCAGGAACAAACAAAATTGCGCTGCTGAGTGTTGCTGTTGGATTACCG AACGTAGGTGGCCACTTCGAGACATGGAACACCGGAATCCTAGGTCCAGTTGCATTGCATGGACTTGACCAAGGAAAACGGGACCTATCATGGCAAAAGTGGACATACCAG GTCGGACTCAAAGGAGAGGCCATGAATCTTGACTCACCGAATGGTATTTCGTCTCTCGAGTGGATGGAGGGATCGTTGGCCGCACAAACACAGCAGCCATTAAGATGGCATAAG GCTTATTTCGATGCACCCGAGGGTGAAGAGCCGTTGGCTTTGGACATGGAAAGTATGGGAAAAGGTCAAATATGGATTAACGGGCAGAACATCGGTAGATATTGGACCGCATATGCTCATGGTGATTGCAGTGGCTGTAGTTATTCTGGAACGTTTCGACCAACGAAGTGTCAGCACGGTTGTGGCCAACCGACCCAAAAATGGTACCATGTTCCTCGGTCTTGGTTGAAACCGACACAAAATCTATTAGTTCTATTTGAGGAGCTCGGAGGAGATCCCTCGAAAATCTCACTTGTAAAAAGATCCGTCTCCACTGTTTGTGCTGAGATATCAGAGTACCACCCAAATATCAAGAACTGGCAAATTGAAAGCTACGGAAAAACCGAAGAGTTCCACAGGCCAAAGGTTCATTTACACTGTAGTCCCGGACAAGCTATCTCTTCAATCAAATTCGCTAGCTTCGGAACTCCTTTAGGAACTTGTGGAAGTTACCAACAAGGCCCGTGTCACGCTCCAACTTCGTATGACATCTTAGAGAAG AGGTGTGTTGGGAAGCAACGATGTGCGGTCACCATATCCAATAGCAACTTCGGGCATGATCCATGCCCAAATGTATTAAAACGTCTATCTGTTGAAGCTGTTTGTGCTCCGATGACTTCAACAACAGCACAACCGGGTGGTAATTAA